One window of the Sphaerochaeta associata genome contains the following:
- a CDS encoding DJ-1 family glyoxalase III, with protein sequence MVPSVLVILAEGFEEVEAVTPIDLLRRSGAKVVVAGLDDLMVKGSHGLVVGCDRLLSECMDEVFDCVVLPGGGKGSQNLASSFSVMEAVIKTAQTGYVAAICAAPAVVLGKTGLLEGKRVTGYPSTEELCPGLKLENEKVITDDRLITAQAAGSALHFSLAVIAALFDQKTADAIAEQVKF encoded by the coding sequence ATGGTTCCATCTGTATTGGTTATTCTTGCTGAAGGCTTTGAAGAAGTGGAAGCGGTCACACCCATCGATTTGCTCAGGCGAAGCGGAGCGAAGGTTGTGGTTGCCGGCCTTGATGATTTGATGGTTAAAGGCTCGCACGGTTTGGTTGTCGGTTGCGATCGACTGCTCAGTGAGTGCATGGATGAAGTGTTTGACTGTGTGGTTCTGCCCGGCGGCGGCAAGGGTTCTCAAAACCTTGCTTCCTCCTTCAGTGTGATGGAGGCGGTGATTAAGACAGCCCAAACGGGGTATGTTGCGGCCATCTGCGCTGCTCCTGCAGTCGTCTTGGGCAAGACGGGGCTTCTTGAGGGAAAGCGGGTGACCGGGTATCCATCAACAGAGGAACTCTGCCCTGGTTTGAAACTGGAGAATGAGAAGGTTATAACAGACGACAGGCTGATAACCGCCCAGGCAGCCGGCAGTGCCTTGCATTTTTCCCTGGCTGTCATCGCAGCATTGTTTGATCAGAAAACTGCTGATGCAATCGCAGAGCAAGTAAAATTTTAG
- a CDS encoding RrF2 family transcriptional regulator, translating into MKISTRGRYGLRLLVDIAEHSNEGPIALTVVAKRQALSEKYLQQVALLLTRGGFLTSVKGSGGGYLLERSAEAIMIYDVLDLLEGNIAFEEPPQGEENAIERVIRLHFYQKLDQEVKKVFEGLSLSEVTKAQWFTYVI; encoded by the coding sequence ATGAAAATTTCTACACGCGGCCGGTATGGCCTGAGGCTGCTCGTTGATATCGCCGAGCATTCCAATGAAGGACCGATCGCCCTGACGGTGGTGGCCAAGCGTCAAGCCTTGAGTGAGAAATATTTACAGCAGGTGGCTTTGCTGCTCACCCGCGGAGGTTTCTTGACTTCGGTGAAAGGTTCCGGCGGCGGGTATTTGCTCGAACGCAGTGCTGAAGCGATCATGATTTACGATGTCCTGGATTTGTTGGAAGGCAACATTGCTTTTGAAGAACCCCCTCAAGGTGAGGAGAATGCCATTGAACGGGTGATCCGGTTGCATTTCTATCAGAAACTCGACCAAGAGGTGAAGAAGGTCTTCGAGGGGTTATCGCTCAGTGAGGTCACCAAAGCGCAGTGGTTCACCTATGTTATTTAG
- a CDS encoding AbrB family transcriptional regulator, with protein MNLLLLVLLHVVGALGGLLLRKLRLPAGALVGAMLGVMIFNSFTTLVPSYPHELRILVQIVSGLVIGTRFSRSDVQSLRTMALPVIVLVTVLLATNLVFAFLMEHFTSLSFMTSFFACAPGGVSDLALVATDFGAVMEHVALLQLFRLTLVIIVFPPMIRAMLKIKQPGNHLDQSEIPRANKQTKSLRHYALTFLCALAGGLLLYVLKIPAGAILGSIVAVAILNVARQNAVYPSSVKVLVQIFAGTYIGSKITAQTFLEVNILLVPSFILTLELFVMAFLTAYILHKVCRMDWATALFSSTPGGIQEMGLISDELGLQTPKIVLMHTFRILAVLGVLPVLAGLFG; from the coding sequence ATGAATTTACTTCTACTTGTTCTACTCCATGTGGTTGGAGCCCTTGGCGGTCTGTTGCTGAGAAAACTCCGACTCCCGGCAGGAGCTCTTGTCGGAGCCATGCTGGGTGTCATGATTTTCAATAGTTTCACCACCCTGGTACCCTCCTATCCCCACGAATTGAGAATCCTCGTGCAAATCGTCTCGGGGCTGGTCATCGGCACCCGTTTTTCCCGATCCGATGTGCAATCACTGAGGACCATGGCCCTTCCGGTCATCGTGTTGGTCACGGTTCTGCTTGCGACCAACCTGGTGTTCGCCTTCCTGATGGAGCACTTCACCTCGCTCAGCTTTATGACATCGTTCTTTGCCTGTGCTCCCGGGGGTGTCTCCGACCTCGCCCTCGTAGCAACCGATTTCGGTGCAGTAATGGAACATGTCGCCCTGCTGCAGCTCTTCAGACTCACCTTGGTGATCATAGTCTTTCCACCGATGATCCGTGCCATGCTGAAAATCAAGCAGCCCGGCAACCATCTCGATCAGAGCGAAATACCGAGAGCGAACAAACAAACGAAGTCGTTGCGCCACTATGCGCTGACCTTTCTCTGCGCTCTCGCCGGCGGCCTGCTTCTCTACGTTCTCAAGATTCCCGCCGGAGCCATCCTGGGTTCGATCGTTGCTGTAGCCATACTCAACGTGGCAAGGCAGAATGCTGTGTATCCGAGCAGCGTGAAAGTGCTCGTACAGATATTCGCCGGTACGTACATCGGCAGTAAAATCACCGCCCAGACATTCTTGGAAGTGAACATCCTGCTCGTTCCCTCATTCATTCTCACCCTGGAACTCTTTGTAATGGCCTTCCTGACCGCCTACATCCTTCACAAGGTCTGCAGGATGGACTGGGCTACAGCCCTTTTCTCCTCCACTCCAGGCGGCATACAGGAAATGGGGCTCATCAGCGACGAGTTGGGACTACAAACCCCCAAGATAGTCCTGATGCATACATTCCGCATCCTGGCCGTCCTGGGGGTTCTTCCCGTCCTAGCAGGGTTGTTCGGTTGA
- a CDS encoding RrF2 family transcriptional regulator — translation MKLSTKGRYSLQTMVYLATCRDNCSIRSISEATGISSGYLEQLMIPLRRAGLVQAERGVQGGYRLAKADITCKEVLTASEGDFEPAPCKNCTRTDACKTHQIWSLLQSAVVDFSNQVTIEELASHLVESEAGGGI, via the coding sequence ATGAAATTATCGACAAAAGGAAGATACTCCCTCCAAACCATGGTCTATCTGGCCACGTGCAGGGATAACTGCAGCATTCGCAGTATCAGTGAAGCCACCGGCATCAGCAGTGGTTACCTTGAGCAGCTGATGATTCCGCTTCGCCGTGCAGGTCTTGTGCAGGCTGAACGCGGGGTGCAGGGTGGATACCGTCTTGCCAAGGCCGATATAACCTGCAAAGAGGTGCTTACTGCCAGCGAGGGTGATTTCGAACCGGCTCCCTGTAAGAACTGCACCCGTACCGATGCCTGTAAGACGCATCAAATCTGGTCCTTGTTGCAAAGTGCCGTCGTGGATTTTTCCAATCAGGTGACCATAGAAGAGTTGGCCTCCCATCTGGTGGAGAGTGAGGCGGGGGGTGGTATATGA
- a CDS encoding 3-deoxy-7-phosphoheptulonate synthase: MANVDIRIRKVEALATPDELYTQFPVDEATSDSIHQTRQTVNDIIQGRDRRLLAIVGPCSLHDPVAALDYAKKLKTLSRDIEDEMFVVMRTYFEKPRTVGGWKGLILDPKMDGSYDIGGGIALARSLLLEIVKLGLPVGCEVLDPIIPQYIDELMSWSSIGARTTESQIHRNLASGLSVAVGFKNSTSGDLVTAVNAIKSAYQPASFIGMDGKGASAIFRTTGNDCCHLILRGGDQSPNYYEDDVESARLLLEKEGLEPAIIVDCSHSNSRKNYERQKRVLRSIIDQVCWGEKAIRGFMLESNLLPGCQKIPDDLANLKYGVSVTDACIGWDETQRILVHACELLRKARLEGGSVQPL; the protein is encoded by the coding sequence ATGGCAAACGTAGACATCAGGATTCGAAAGGTGGAGGCTCTTGCCACCCCCGATGAACTGTACACACAGTTCCCCGTGGATGAGGCAACCAGCGACTCGATACACCAGACTCGGCAGACTGTAAATGATATCATCCAGGGAAGGGACCGGCGATTGTTGGCAATCGTAGGTCCCTGCTCTCTTCATGACCCTGTTGCCGCACTCGATTATGCGAAAAAGCTGAAAACTCTCTCCCGCGACATCGAGGATGAGATGTTTGTAGTGATGCGCACCTATTTTGAGAAACCCCGGACGGTCGGAGGATGGAAGGGACTAATCCTTGATCCGAAGATGGATGGAAGCTACGACATCGGCGGAGGCATCGCCTTGGCCAGGTCCCTGCTGCTGGAAATCGTCAAACTCGGCCTGCCTGTTGGGTGTGAGGTGCTCGATCCAATCATTCCCCAATACATCGATGAGCTGATGAGTTGGTCGAGTATCGGAGCCAGAACCACCGAGAGCCAGATTCATCGAAATCTTGCCAGCGGCTTGAGCGTTGCAGTGGGGTTCAAGAACAGCACCAGCGGTGATTTGGTCACCGCAGTCAATGCAATCAAGAGTGCCTACCAGCCGGCCTCGTTCATAGGTATGGACGGGAAGGGCGCAAGCGCAATCTTCCGCACCACCGGCAACGACTGTTGCCATCTCATCCTTCGCGGCGGCGACCAGAGTCCCAACTACTATGAGGATGATGTAGAGAGTGCACGCCTGCTTCTTGAGAAGGAAGGCCTCGAGCCGGCCATCATCGTCGATTGCAGTCACTCAAACTCCCGCAAGAACTACGAAAGGCAGAAGCGGGTGCTGCGTTCGATCATCGATCAGGTGTGCTGGGGGGAAAAAGCCATCCGCGGTTTCATGCTGGAGAGCAATCTCCTGCCTGGTTGCCAGAAAATTCCCGATGATTTGGCGAATCTCAAGTATGGGGTTTCCGTCACCGATGCCTGCATCGGATGGGACGAAACCCAAAGGATATTGGTGCATGCTTGCGAATTGCTTCGCAAGGCTCGACTCGAAGGCGGTAGTGTTCAGCCGCTGTAG
- a CDS encoding DUF1846 domain-containing protein: MEIGFDNEKYLCEQRHFILERVKQSDGKLYLECGGKLLFDYHAARVLPGFDPNVKMRVFQSLKDQIDVIICIHSGDIERRKMRSDFGITYDTDVFKMIDDFSKWGLTVTRVVITRFDEEPGAVHFKNLLEQRGITVYTHKATRGYPNDVDLIVSDEGYGANPYIETEHPVVIVTGPGPGSGKLGTCLSQMYHDYKDGRRSGYSKFETFPIWNLPIDHPVNIAYESATADLGDKNLIDHFHASAYGAITVNYSRDLEAYPLLNRILSKITGTDCLYKSPTDMGVNRCGFGIINDAVVRKAGQQEIIRRYYRAACEYVQGIGSKETVERSRSIMEGAKLSINDRSVVPAAQKALEDGIARGKGLNGIVCAAAIELPDGRIVTGCNSPFLHASSALILNAVKVLANIDHEVDLIPPAIVQSVTAMKRDVLKGRGVSLNLDEVLICLAMSCAISGEAKKASAVLPLLNACEVHMTHIPSSGDSSGLRKLVLNVTSEPRFPTSNLYNPA, translated from the coding sequence ATGGAGATTGGGTTTGACAACGAGAAGTACCTTTGTGAACAAAGGCACTTCATCCTTGAACGGGTGAAGCAGAGCGACGGAAAGCTCTATCTCGAATGCGGGGGGAAATTACTCTTCGATTATCATGCAGCCCGGGTGCTCCCGGGCTTCGATCCGAATGTGAAGATGCGGGTGTTTCAGTCATTGAAAGACCAAATCGACGTCATCATCTGCATCCACAGCGGAGACATTGAACGACGCAAAATGCGAAGCGACTTCGGTATCACCTACGACACCGATGTCTTCAAGATGATCGACGACTTCTCCAAGTGGGGTCTGACGGTCACCCGTGTGGTCATCACCCGCTTCGATGAGGAGCCGGGGGCTGTACACTTCAAGAATCTTCTTGAGCAGCGCGGTATTACCGTATACACCCATAAGGCGACACGCGGGTATCCCAACGACGTTGACCTGATCGTCAGCGACGAAGGCTACGGAGCGAACCCGTATATTGAGACCGAGCATCCTGTTGTCATTGTCACCGGTCCAGGCCCTGGATCGGGAAAGCTGGGAACCTGTCTTTCCCAAATGTACCATGACTACAAGGATGGCAGGCGCAGCGGCTACTCCAAGTTCGAGACTTTCCCGATCTGGAACCTGCCGATCGACCACCCAGTAAACATCGCTTATGAAAGCGCGACCGCCGATTTGGGGGACAAGAATCTCATCGACCATTTTCATGCCAGTGCCTATGGAGCCATTACGGTCAATTACTCCCGTGATTTGGAAGCGTATCCGCTGCTGAACAGGATCTTGAGTAAGATCACCGGTACCGATTGTCTCTACAAGAGTCCTACCGATATGGGTGTCAACCGCTGCGGGTTTGGCATCATCAACGATGCAGTGGTTCGCAAGGCGGGCCAGCAGGAAATCATTCGTCGATATTACCGTGCCGCCTGCGAGTATGTGCAAGGAATCGGCAGTAAGGAGACGGTGGAACGCAGTCGATCCATCATGGAGGGAGCGAAGCTTTCCATCAATGACCGGTCAGTTGTTCCTGCAGCACAAAAAGCTCTGGAGGATGGTATTGCCAGGGGCAAGGGCCTTAACGGCATTGTCTGCGCTGCTGCAATCGAACTTCCCGACGGGCGTATCGTGACAGGTTGCAACTCTCCGTTCCTGCACGCTTCCTCGGCATTGATTTTAAATGCTGTGAAGGTGCTGGCGAATATCGACCATGAGGTGGATCTCATTCCACCGGCCATTGTGCAGTCGGTGACCGCCATGAAACGTGATGTTCTGAAGGGCAGGGGTGTGAGCCTGAACCTGGATGAGGTGCTCATCTGTCTGGCTATGAGCTGTGCTATCAGCGGGGAGGCGAAGAAGGCTTCGGCAGTGCTTCCCCTCCTCAATGCTTGTGAGGTTCATATGACCCATATCCCCTCGTCCGGCGACTCTTCGGGGTTGCGCAAGCTTGTGCTGAATGTGACCAGCGAGCCTCGGTTTCCGACTTCCAATCTCTACAATCCAGCCTAG